In Desulfosalsimonas propionicica, one DNA window encodes the following:
- a CDS encoding sigma-54 interaction domain-containing protein, producing the protein MEKGRKQKNPSLPDNLRPVFCDITSLIQSPCCTILESISDGVFTIDREKRITSFNRAAEHITGLARQEAVGQFCFDVFRADICAKNCALEKTLLNEAPQINISARIITQQGEQKPISLSTNILRNAKGEVIGGVETFRDLSDLKELQRRLDRQYVREDIVGKSPQMQKILSFLPDIAESDSSVLIQGPTGTGKELAARAIHNLSRRNKGPFVAVNCAALPEGLLESELFGHVKGAFTGAVRDKSGYFLAADQGTLFLDEIGTTPFAFQSDLLRVLESREFTPVGGTRTVKSDFRIIAAANLPLKQRVADGEFREDLFYRLNVVTLELPPLSERREDIPLLADRFIEKLKLSKGKNIREIAPDALQALMEYWFPGNVRELENAIEYAFITCKDSVIRKQHLPPEIAQKEGPAAPRLSEQQQIEAEKIRTFLRQNANSREKTAKALGISRSTLWRKMKKLGITPPESET; encoded by the coding sequence ATGGAAAAGGGTCGAAAACAAAAAAATCCGTCCTTGCCGGACAACCTCCGGCCTGTTTTCTGCGACATCACCTCTCTTATCCAGTCGCCATGCTGCACTATTTTGGAAAGCATCAGTGACGGCGTCTTTACCATAGACAGGGAAAAACGGATCACCTCTTTTAACCGGGCGGCAGAACATATTACCGGCCTTGCCCGGCAGGAAGCCGTCGGCCAGTTCTGCTTTGATGTATTCCGGGCCGATATTTGTGCCAAAAACTGTGCACTGGAAAAAACGCTTTTAAATGAAGCCCCGCAGATTAATATTTCCGCCCGGATCATTACACAGCAGGGCGAGCAGAAGCCCATCAGCCTGAGCACCAATATCCTCCGCAATGCCAAAGGCGAGGTCATCGGCGGTGTGGAGACCTTCAGAGACCTTTCGGACTTAAAGGAACTGCAGCGCCGGCTTGACCGGCAGTATGTCAGGGAAGACATTGTCGGCAAAAGTCCCCAAATGCAGAAAATCCTTTCTTTTCTGCCCGATATTGCCGAAAGCGACAGTTCCGTTTTGATCCAGGGTCCCACCGGCACCGGAAAAGAGCTGGCTGCCCGGGCCATTCACAATCTGAGCCGGCGAAACAAGGGTCCGTTTGTTGCGGTCAATTGTGCCGCGCTGCCCGAAGGACTGCTCGAATCCGAGCTGTTCGGCCATGTCAAAGGAGCGTTTACCGGAGCAGTCCGGGATAAGTCCGGATATTTCCTTGCAGCCGACCAGGGGACCCTGTTTCTCGATGAAATCGGGACCACGCCGTTTGCCTTTCAATCCGATCTGCTCCGGGTTTTAGAGAGCCGGGAATTTACCCCGGTTGGCGGCACCCGCACTGTGAAATCGGATTTCCGGATCATTGCAGCGGCCAATCTTCCGCTAAAACAGCGGGTGGCAGATGGGGAATTCAGAGAAGACCTTTTTTACCGCCTGAATGTGGTCACACTGGAACTGCCGCCCCTGAGTGAAAGAAGAGAAGATATCCCCCTTCTGGCGGACCGGTTTATTGAAAAGCTGAAGCTGAGCAAAGGGAAAAACATCCGGGAAATTGCACCGGATGCCCTGCAGGCACTTATGGAATATTGGTTTCCCGGCAATGTCCGGGAACTGGAAAACGCCATTGAGTATGCTTTTATTACCTGCAAGGATTCGGTTATCAGAAAACAGCACCTTCCCCCGGAAATTGCACAGAAAGAAGGTCCGGCAGCCCCCCGGCTGTCTGAGCAGCAGCAGATTGAAGCCGAAAAGATCCGCACTTTCCTGAGGCAAAACGCAAACAGCCGGGAAAAGACCGCAAAAGCCCTTGGCATCAGCCGGAGCACCCTCTGGCGGAAAATGAAGAAACTGGGCATCACCCCGCCTGAAAGTGAAACATAG